In Miscanthus floridulus cultivar M001 chromosome 19, ASM1932011v1, whole genome shotgun sequence, the DNA window CCTGCTCATGGCATTCGTTGCGTTGCCTCTCGATGCGGTTACACATGTCGTGGGGAGCATTGAGGACATTGCGAATGTCACCGATAGGCTGATCAACTTCCTGGTTGGCCTTGCCGGGATTGGCCTGTTGGGGTGGTCGGTTCCTAGCTCCTCACTGGCCTTGTTGATTTCTGGCTCCTTACTAGCTAGGATTGATGGGGTAGTTGCCTCTTGACCCAATCATTAGGTACTGGCCATTGCCCTAGTGGTGAGCGAGGGAGATATGACTTTCCCCTGCTCGGTGGGAGCGGGAAGTGTGTCGACCCATGGGACGGTGGTGATTCAACATAGTGGAGTGGGGGGAAGCCTAGTCATTGTGGAGCTCATTGACTTGAACTTGGGTTGCTTAGAGCAGTGCTCTGACCTTGATAATCTTTGGCATTTGTTGGAGTCTGTCCAACTCATGAGCGGCCACAACTATATTGGTGCTTGGTGTCTGCTCGATGTCCTGGTTGCCAACGTGAAAACATTCTTGATCAAGATTGCAAACAAAAGTACATGGATTACCCCCGCATTGGCCAGGTTCTCACTAGTTGCATTGGCGACATCCGCTTCTTCCTGACGACGTCACGTGCGATTAGCATTCCTACCTTTGTGAGCTCCACACTGGGCGCTGGTCTCCCGATCTTTGGCGATGCTGTCATGGCTAAGCATGAACAGTTCCCCATCAAAGTACCTAGGGATGGTGGAGTAGCTAATGGCGGTGCTGGTAGAACCCTCCAAATTTGATCCTAGATCTTCCTCCTAGATGGTGAGCAAAGAATCCACCTCAAGCGGAcggatttgcaccatgtttatTGTTGGCACCGCCTGATCGGCCTTAGGCAGATCGGATCTGGGGAGGTTGTAGTCTCGCTGGATCTGGTTGGCGAGATGATCTTGCATGGAGTTTTGATAAGTGGCAGCCACATTGGTCAGTCCGAAGGGATGGACCTTCACGACATCCTTTGCCGGGGCCTGCCGATCGACCTTAGGCAAATTGGATCTCGGGAGTGGTTGGCGACGAACCATGTGCCCCTCTAGAGTAGCCGTGATCTCCAAATCTTCATCTTGCCATCTTGGATGGCGTGTGGAGCATTTGGCGGTGAGCGCCTGGCAGTGCTAGAATGGTAGAAAATCATCGCTTCTGGTAGATTGATCTAAGATCGACTCCGCAAGAGACAAGCAGTCAGCTAAGCCTTTACCGACCCGATTGATAAAAATGATTAGATTGTCCACTTCAATGGTCTTCTTCCACCAACGAGGCATCGGGCGGTAAGCTCTCAGCGAGGAAGATGACCGTGAAATAGAttctgagatcagatctgctgGCGTAGATGTTGGCATGATCGGCACAGGATTAACCTACACCGCCTCGATGATCTCCCCTTCTCTGTCAACATTCATGACCCAAGAGATGGACATGACCATGAAGGTCTGGCCTAGCTAGGGGGAGAACAGAAAGCTTGGAACATGCACCATCTAGTTTGCCATGGGAATCAGCACGCACAAACCTACctacgcgccaactgtcggtaggATATTGTtgatagtccaccgaggggtatacccataaTGGTAGATTGTATGGTAGAAGTGTGCatgatcaggaactagatggcaatagagacacaacaTTTAGATAGGCTCAGGCCATCAATGCGATGTAAAACCCTATGTCTTGtgttctgttggtttgtattgattgtgtgtaTGATGAGGTGATGATATGATTttgaggggtcccctacctgccttatatagctaGGGGTAGGATTACAGGTTGGTTAGATCTAGATTTAGTTGGTTAGATGATAATCATAACAAGGAATATGATATCTAGCATATCCGATCAGATCTCTATCTATCTTTAAGATTCCTTCTAGaagccttgcggtgcacgtcgagcattGCCTTGCaccgcacgccttgatcttgtgggctagaccatccTTGATGGTGTGGCCTATGTCTTGCgtcatgggtacctagggttatacccccacaggggtgatgctgctcttcttgtattcgtatgctcgatTATAGGGGTTGTTCCTCCTAGCTACGTAATAGATGGGATGAAAGGAAATGAGATGGATCCTGATCGCGAGGTTCCTACCCTCCTTTTTATAGGctaaggggtagggttacaatgagGGTGATCGGCTAAcagattggattcctagtttgttaTATAGAATGCGTGTAGATTGATCCTATGCTATCGTCCAGATACATCGGCTCTGGATATTCTTGGCATGCCTTGATCTTCAAGTCGGTGGCTTTGTTTAGCCTCTGTGGGCCTCCTTCACCATGGCCTCTAGCCCAATAGTTGGACATGATCAAATATATAGGCGGTGCgggtacccctggcccatatatCTAATAGTAGCCTCCTATAGGATTTAATGACAAGCCTGTTAAGCTATGTAATCCTTCAGGTACCATAGGTCCCTGTAACCTTTGGGTGCCATAGGTCCTAATTAGCACTTCTCGGGTGCTAAGGTTTTAGATACAAGTGTTGCCAAGTGTCCTCGAGTATCGAGGTGACTTTGGGCGTTCCACTTGGCCACGAAGGCACCCTCTTGGGTTCCAAGAGTTATTCGGGTGAAATTTTCCACACATAACTTCAAAAGTTCTCCATGTTTGAACGCACGAATGGCTTTTGCGCGTTATTGAATCCTATTAAAGATAAGGATTGAGGTGCTTGGGGACCTGAACCACTCTATTTCCCATGCTTTTACTTATGGAATCATCTTGGTGACTACGTCTGGCTTTAATGCCAACCATCATCTCCCCTACCACCATCTTCAGGATGCATATTTAAACCAAGGGCAGGGGTGTTGCTGAGACCTACCCCTTCCTCTTTAATCACTTGGCATTAGACTTGAGTTAGAGAGTGACCACAACTTCCATCCACCGTGGTTCTCGGCGCATCTCGGTGGCTCCGCCGCCGCTGGGAGAAGGCTTTCAAGATTGAGCTCCATGATAGCCTGCTGATGGCCGTTCATcttgggtgttagaggaagttccaCGAAGGTGGGAAGGAAAAATACCATTGGTGGCCTAGACCGCCGACCACATGGCATCTAGACATGTACATGGTTAGAGTGCTTGGGGTCACCGCATCACGATATCTGTAGGAAATCCTAGTCGGCGAGGCGTCCTATGTCTTGTTGTTGCTGGGACACCTTTTAGCCCACAGATATCGGTCGGTGGCCCCTCGTGTATCGATTCAGCGACTTGAGCCATCGATCCACACCAGGAGTTCCTTCCCATCGTTGAAGAAGACAACATGGGTAGGGATCCTCACGGTGCTCCTCATCCTTTTAGATGTTAGATGAAGTTCTATGAGGATGTTCTTCTCTAGGCTTCTTCCAAACGACGTCCCTATTCTCGATGGAGATATGAAGGCACAACACATGGTTAGATATGCCTTTGACTAGCTTCTTCGCTTCAAGGCATCATTATCCCCAATTGTGGGGAAAATCCTACACTCACAAGGTTTTTATTATCATCTGGATCATCAAGTGCATCTTCCACCCTAAGAGGTTCCAAGGGAGAGACAAACAAGTAATGCTCACAAAAGCTTGCTAATCGAGAGCGTGTTTTGACACCTCATCAAATGCTCCCCAATATATTATCAATAGGATGATCCTGTTTAATGGTGTGATGTACTCTTGGTTGTGGCACTTGAACCCTTCTTTGGATAggactatcatcttcatcatcatggcCTTGATTTATTGGAGAACCAAAAACAAGGTCTTGTAGAGAGttgtcttcacttctttcttgACCATTGTGTTGAACTTGAGCTTGTTCATCAACATTGATAACTTCATCTATTTGTGATTGACCTTGTGCATCATTTGACCTCCCATCATGATCTTGTCTTGatgcggaagcttcaccatgtgcATTGTAAGTCACATGATGAGTAGTTGAATCATGATGGAAGGGCACAATTGTGTCTTCatctttgtcttgactttcaaTGGGCTTCACATCACCAATGGCAAGATTCTTGATAGTTTAATGCGGAGCTTCTTCtttacctacaatctcaacattgacttgctccttttgagagctgtcggtttcatcaaaagtcacattTACCGCTACTTCAACATTACCAgtggttttgttgaaaacacggtAGCTATgctcgttagtaccataaccaagtaggaaaccttcgtcaacctttggtgcaaactttaagcttttggatttcttgttaagtatgaaacacttactCCCAAAAACTCTAATGTAAtgcacctttggtttgttacccaTTAGGAGTTCGTAGGTGGTCTTTTCTTTGATCttatgaagatataagcggttgatagcatgACATGTCGTGTTGACCGCTTCTGCCCAAAAGATATCCGAAGTCTTGcatcatccaacattgctctagcGGCTTCTATGAGCATTGGGTTCTTTctttccacaacaccatttttcTGAGGAGTGTAAGGAACCcaaaactcatgcttgatcccttcatcattgaggaactcttcaatgttggtgttcttgaactcgattccattgtcgcttctaacgctcttgatcttgacatcaaactcattttgggctcttcttgaAAACTTCTTGAAGATGGCTTGTGCTTCACTTTTATTTACCaagaagaatacccaagtgtatctagagtagtcatcaataatcacaaaaccatatttgttccCGCCAATGCTCACATAAGCAATGGGTCCAAAtaggtccatgtgaagcaactccaatggtcTTTTTGTTGACACAACAATCTTGATGGGATGTTTTGCTCCTACTTGCTTTCTAGCCTGGCATGCACTGCAaattctatctttctcaaaagaaacatttgttagtccaagaatgtgttcacccttttgaagtttggccaagttcctcatcctagcatgggcaagtcggcgatgccatagccaacccatgctagattttgccactaaacaagtctcaggcTTCACTCTATtagatgtgaaatcaactagatagagtttgcCCTTCAACCaacccataaatgcaatagaggaatcctcccttctaaggACTTGCACACCTTTAtctataaagagacaattgtaacccatctcacaaactTGCGAAACGAATAATAAATTGTACCTCAACGAATCCATAAGTAAAACATTAGAAATGGAATTGTCATTTGAGATAGCAATTCTTCTCAAACCTAAGACTTCTCTTTTTCCATTGTCATCAAACACAATGTTCTCACTTTggtcatgacttggttggaatgatgtgaacatattCTTCTatctggtcatatgattggtgtatccactatccaacacccaacttgttccactagAGGAATAGTCCTACAAAACAAATTAAGTtcttgttttaggtacccaaatagATTTGGGTCCTATGGAATTAGTCACATAATACtttggcacccaaacactcctcataatctcCTTCCTCTTGTGGGCACCAACGTATCTCACAActatcttgccatccttgccccaacaacaaaCATAGTCACTAGAATAGCTCCTTGGAATGGGTGCTTGTTGCTTGGGGGGCTCCACTTGCTTCAACTTGCTTGCCTTGTCACTTGTAGGTGCAATCTTGGGAATATAGATGTTGTTTGCCTTGCTaatgagctcatcaagagcaatacCTTTGTTGAACtttacacaaggcacaccattgattatgttcctttcattggtctttccatcatacctattgtagccaatgccatCCTTGATtaatgggtgccttgatgactaaTATATCGTCTTGTCGAATTTAGCTTGCCATTTGCAaccattcttcaagatcatcttcaacctatgaatcttcttgtctttcttctctatctcaacaaggttagttgcatatgcatttacatcaattttataacatcttttacaaccattgctagtggagacattagagtaaTCGGTTGTcataggagaagttgaagtgctagcccaaagagtgttgaagtttagctcaagatttcggTACTTTTGTTCCATGTGTGTAAGGCATTCTTGAGCTACATTTTtctcattcttaaggctagctacTAGATAATTAACAGCAGAATGTTCTTTAGTCAATCTCCTAATAgtgtcattggctaaagacaattctacggttaacttctcaaccttcattctTTCCTTGgcaatagatgcttcaagtgcaaggttcttatccctctcttgagtgattatatctccttgcatctctaggcatctatccctcttctctaatttctttacTAGTGTCTTTATTTTGGTGTAGACGTTTTTACCAAATTTTCTTATCGTGCTTTCCTTGAttttttctatgttctcatcacaactatcatattCGTCACTAGAAGGAGTGGGTGAgtcatgtaccttctccccctttgtcatgagacaagttggggtgtagtaTTCATTgttgatgaggttggagaagagccttggtGATGAAGCTAGGTCGGCGAAGAACTTTGGTGATGAAGCCATGTTGGAGAAGAGTGGTTGATGATGAGGAGTCATGAATAGCAATATTTGCAgcccctttcttcttctttttcttatcatcatcacttgagtcaccactattatcatttgactcccattcttcaccAATATGAGCTTCACCCCTActtttcttcttgttcttcttatcatcatcctTATTGTACTtacctttcttcttctcttttggGCAGTCGGCAATAAAATGACCAATGTCACCACAACCATAACAAAATCTTTTCTTGAATCGCTTCTtgtcatcaccataggtcttccgattgctcttcttcttcatgaatcttcTAAGGTTTCTAATGACTAGAGCAACCTCTTCATCGgactcttcttcacttgaggagtcaACCTTCACTTTATTCTTCTCTTGGCTTGAGCTTTTGCTTTCATGTTGTTGAGTAGCATTTATGGCTGCACTCTTGTTGTATCCTAATGcactaggattttgattgtgagcattgatagCATCATCATcaagacactcatgatgcttgatctTTGCAAGGAGTTCTTatggtgtcatctcatcataactggGTCTCTCCATGATCATGGAAgcaagcatgttgttcttggctctatatgttctcaacatctttctagcaactctATTATCATCCCATTCtttgctaccaagagctcttatgcgattgaccaatgccatgagcctatcaaacaaaGCTTGTGTTGTTTCTCCTTGCAAGAACACAAACCTTTCTAATTCACCTTGAAGTagctcaatgttgccttttcccACACTGCTATCTCCTTCAAAGGATACTTTCAAGATATCCCAAATCGCCTTGGCACTTTCAACTCCATTAACTTTGTTAAACTCATCTTGGCTTAAGCTTGAAATGAGCATGGACACAGCTTGAGCATTTTGATGAAGATTGTAAGCTTCTTCCAGAGTTATTTCTCTATCCTCGTCAGTGGGAATGAACACACCAACCTCCACAATCTCCTAAAGTCTTGTGGTAATAAGATGCATCTTCATTTTGTAAGCCCAATTCAtatatcttgttccatcaaagcgAGGTGGCTTGCCTTGATTGATGGTGGGAAAGTGTACGATGGGGCCTTTggtgagttgtccatagtcaaaactggTACTTGAATAGATCCCTCTTCCTTCACTATTTTCCTTGTCTCCACCAATATAACTTCTGTTGCCATCATTCTTGCCACTCAACGCATCATccaccttcttgctcaattcttccttcatcttgctcatctcatcttgcatcttcttcatcTCTTCTATGAAAAACTTTGTTTGCTCAGACATCAACTCACTTGCAATCTTCCTAGCAAGCTCGGTGGCATCGACCTT includes these proteins:
- the LOC136526608 gene encoding uncharacterized protein — protein: MSETDKMKVDATELARKIASELMSEQTKFFIEEMKKMQDEMSKMKEELSKKVDDALSGKNDGNRSYIGGDKENSEGRGIYSSTSFDYGQLTKGPIEIVEVGVFIPTDEDREITLEEAYNLHQNAQAVSMLISSLSQDEFNKVNGVESAKAIWDILKVSFEGDSSVGKGNIELLQGELERFVFLQGETTQALFDRLMALVNRIRALGSKEWDDNRVARKMLRTYRAKNNMLASMIMERPRYNKSAAINATQQHESKSSSQEKNKVKVDSSSEEESDEEVALVIRNLRRFMKKKSNRKTYGDDKKRFKKRFCYGCGDIGHFIADCPKEKKKGKYNKDDDKKNKKKSRGEAHIGEEWESNDNSGDSSDDDKKKKKKGAANIAIHDSSSSTTLLQHGFITKVLRRPSFITKALLQPHQQ